The genomic window ATCAGGATCAGGTCGGGGTGCTGCGCCCGCGCCACGTCGATGGCTTCCACGCCATTGGTGGCCGCCAGCACGCGGTACCCCAGCGCGTCGAGCAGCGTGCACAGCGCGTCGCGGCTGTCCTCGTGGTCCTCCGCCACGAGCACGACCGGCGCCGTCGCCGGGTCCAGCCGCGGCGGCAGGTAGGTGCTCAGGTGCGGGGCGCGCGCATCGCGCGGATCGGAACGCACGGGAGTGTCGACAGCCTGAGCTGACACGGGCATGGGGAACAGGGATCGCCGGGGAAACCAGCCGGAGCGGGGGCGAATGACGGAAGCAGGGAGATCGCAAGGAGCGTACCGGTAGGGACATCACCGCGCCGCCGTCCGGGGGGTGATGTCCCCTGTCCCGGCGCGGAGGACGGGGTTATGATCCGGCCGCCGGTCCGCCTTTCCCGCCAGGTGCCCCATGCCCGTGATGCAGCTCACCCGCAGGGTCCGCTTCAGCGCCGCGCACCGCTACCACCGCCCCGAGTGGAGCGACGAGCGCAACCGCGAGGTGTTCGGCCCCTGCAGCAATCCCCACGGCCACGGGCACGACTACCTCCTCGAGGCCACCGTCGCCGGTGAGGTCGATCCCGTCACCGGCTTCTCGGTGGACCTCGGTGTGCTGGACCGCGTGCTGCACGAGGAGGTGGTCGTCCCCCTCGACCACCAGCACCTGAACCACGCCGTCCCCGGG from Longimicrobium sp. includes these protein-coding regions:
- a CDS encoding response regulator — its product is MRSDPRDARAPHLSTYLPPRLDPATAPVVLVAEDHEDSRDALCTLLDALGYRVLAATNGVEAIDVARAQHPDLILMDMMMPGVDGFQATRTLRADEAFRQVPIIAITAMEGARHAVLEAGCNDLVVKPLDIRAFMERLKAWLAAGKPS
- a CDS encoding 6-carboxytetrahydropterin synthase, which gives rise to MPVMQLTRRVRFSAAHRYHRPEWSDERNREVFGPCSNPHGHGHDYLLEATVAGEVDPVTGFSVDLGVLDRVLHEEVVVPLDHQHLNHAVPGFAPGGLIPTSENILLLVWDRVAPRLAPARLLRLRLHENPDFYVDYSGLEGGDASHTGFGAGCGDPHPPVPSPDSRERG